Genomic DNA from Hordeum vulgare subsp. vulgare chromosome 2H, MorexV3_pseudomolecules_assembly, whole genome shotgun sequence:
GCCATGTATTTTGACCCTACCAAAAACAACGAGAAGAAGGACTACACCCATGTAATGAATATTCTAGATGATGCTCTCCAAGGCTTCAGCTTCAGGGGTGGGCACATAAGGATCAGGAAACAAAGCAATCACAAGACGGGTTTCTCGCATAAAACCAACTTTTGCTGCATCCATGTCCCGAAATCAAGTACGAACGATGGATTCTACCTCCTCCATCTCATGATGGAGTTCAGAAGGGATCACCAAAAGCTTCGCATGACAACCAGAAACGATGATCATATCCGCAAGTGGGTAGAATCTCAAGGAGAAGCGGGTTATAAACTTAAAGATGACTTCTTTCGCATCCAGAGGGATCTTGCAAGGATCATCATGAAAGAAGTCGTCAAAGTGAAGGGGATGTTCCACCATGGCCCTATATCGCGAGCTAACGTTCGAACTTACATAGGCATGCAACGTCAGGACCTCACGCCATTCAAGAAACTAGGGTCCATCCTCGATGATCTGGAAGGATGGAAGTTCTAGTGATTTACGATGCatatgatgatgatatgtgtcagTTGAACTTGTATATACTTTCTGTAGCAatgaaactttgtgatgtccaTGGTCCCTACCGAACTTGTGTAACACTACTTTGTTAGTTTGGGTACGATGACCCGCGtacctctagttaattagtttgcatACAATGAAACTACGTTgattatttatgtttactatatgtTGCATCTAGTTGCCAACCCTTTCTTTTTTGTGTTGCTCAAgtatattttgttgcatatgattgtacaTTGTCTTGATGAAGATGCATCTCTAATAGGTACCTAGATTCTTGATGGCGAAGTGCCGGTGCTATGTCATGTACAAAGGAAAGGTTCCGAGAGTATACGACGAGTGATCTTAGTGTAAGGCACAAGTGGAGGGGGTCTCGGGCACCAGCCATAAAGGCTTCAAAAGCAGACAAGAAGCATAAGCTAGTTACGTGAGGCTCACACTAGCGCGAGAGAGGGCTCATAACTGTCACCTCATGTACTACATAGTTTTGCTCTCACTCATAGTGATAGCTCTTCTCGTGTATATCATTGTTTAGATGAATGACGATGTAGTTGCAAGTATTCGAGACTTGTATCGCTATTTTCCAGATGATGATGAGAGATCACTTTGTgttggatgatgattatgatgatgacatgatttGATGAGACTATTTGTATGTTTATGCGATGATTACATTCGTGGTCTTGCAGCCATTTGTACGTGTATGATGATGACATTTGTCTGTGCTAAAGATTCTTGTATAAAGCATGTTCATATACAAAACAAATATGcaataaaaaacagaaactaataaagttagcagtagcgcgtggaGTAAACTTAGCAGCACCGTGCCATTACCAGTAGCGCGGTCTACTACAAGGCACTACAGATATTAGCAGCAGTGTGCTGTTCTGGAGCTCGCTGCTGCTACGCAtgtatagtagtagcgcgggccaacacgcgctactgctatagGTTAGCTGTAGCGCCATATCAGTAGCGCGGGTTCCCGCACTACTGCTATATATAATACCCGCGCTACtggtaggcttttccctagtagtgatcgggcacacatgaaaacactcaacatgatatcaggacgggaggcacataggtatagaaatgaaccaatcattgattgataaactctttgatcaacgggtttgtcctccttagtcaggtcaatatgtccactagtaggcatgggagttCTCATACATTTGCACTCTTGCATACTGAATTCTTCATTAAGTCCttagtgtacttggtttgagagataaacgtaccttctcttgattgtttgatttgcattcCAGGGAAGCATTTCATCTcacacatcattgacatctcatatttctctcacatcaactttccaaacttatcactaaaatgtgggttggtAGAATCAAAGATAatgacatccacatatatttggcatacaaatagttcgccattaactcttttagtgaataaggtagcatcaattttaccaatttcaaaacccttttcaatgagaaactttgttaggcatttgtatcAAGCTCTAGggtcttgtttaagaccatataaagctttacgaagtttgtaaacatgactaGGTTTCCTAGGGTTCACAAATCCGGGAGGTTGATTGACACAAACCTCCTCCTCagcttcaccatttagaaaggcacttttgatatccatttggtaaagagtaatatcatggtgattggcataagcgagaagaatgcgaatggcttcaagtctagcaatgggggcataagtctcactatagtacataccttcgacttgcgtgtacccTTGGGCTATGAAAcacgccttgttgcgtacaacctttccatcttcatctttcttgtttcaaaacatccatcttgtaccaatgttgttttgctcgccttcgggattttcaacaagtgtccacacttgattcctctcgaagttgtgtagctcttcgtgcatggcattcacccaatccgggtcttgaagggcttcttctaccttcaaaggctcaatgctagagatgaaagaataatgctcacaaaagttagctaaacgggatttagagcaagtgattctcccggtttgtatgtcaccgaggatttgattcagcggatgatctttgtccactcttgctcgaactcgtgacaacttcttcttgttggatggtggagattcttcttcatcatcttcttgcaTGTTGTCATTGACGATGCCATCTCCTTAAGGTgggggtgaggaaggttgaggtggatcatcatgatgtactgttggaagtatgccctagaggcaataataaattggttattattatatttccttgttcatgataatagtttattatccatgctagaattgtattgattggaaactcaaatacatgtgtggatacatagacaacacactatccctagtgagcctctagttgactagctcgttgatcaaagatagtcaaggtttcgtggccatagaaaagtgttgtcacttgataatgggatcacatcattaggagaatgatgtgatggacaagacccaaactatgaacgtagcatatgattgtgtgagtttattgctactgttttctgcatgtcaatgtatctgttcctatgaccatgagatcatgcaactctcggaaaccagaggaataccttgtgtgtatcaaacatcacaacgtaactgggtgactataaaggtgctctacaggtatctccaaaggtatctgttgggttggcatagatcaagactgggatttgtcactccatgtgacacagaggtatctcggggccaactcggtaatacaacatcacaacaagccttgcaagcaatgtgactaaggagttaggcacaggatcttgtattacgaaacgagtaaagagacttaccagtaacgagattcaactaggtatagagataccgacgatcgaatctagggcaagtaacataccgaaggacaaagggaacatcatacgggattaactgaatctttgacatagaggttcaatcgatagagatcttcgtagaacatgtaggagccaatatgggcatccaggtcccgctattggttattgaccggggagtgtcttaggtcatgtctgcatagttctcaaacccgcagggctgcacacttaaggttcggtgacgtttcggtatagttgagttataattgtttgtgaccgaaggttgttcggagtcccggatgagatcctggacgacacgaggagctccggaatggtccgaaggtaaaaatTGATATTTAGGAAGTCCtcctttggtcatcggaaaagtttcgggctcatcggtagtgtacagggagtgccgggagggtacccggGGACCACTCCTTGGAGGATGTGCCAAGGCAgcctcctctccccttcctcctatatatactagaggttttagaggtgagggctaaccctaattgccacgtgctccctctacttcatctatatcggtttctcctctagtctaattcggcggtgcttaggcgaagccctgttggattaattcaccaccaccaccaccacgccgccatgctggagaactcatctacctctccacccctcttgctggatcaagaaggtagagatcgtcatcgagttgtacgtgtgttgaacacggaggtgccgtccgttcggcctagatcgggatggatcgtgacgagatcgcgggacgggctgcgatttggatcgtgaagatgttccactacatcaaccacattatatactcttcctcttagcgatctacaagggtatgtagattcactcccccctctcatagatgatcatcacaatggatatgtattgcgtgtgcgtaggattttttttgtttcccatgcaatgttccccaacatgtacttattcttctttttcatcatgtcgtgtaccgcttgtggatgccgccatgtcgttttgtggttcgccttgacgcgaagtaggagcttccacttgaggtgatgaattactttacttcatctccatgggacgaatcttgctgataggtagatcttggatggcttccgaaggttccttatctcctacatcatttggcaattgttcgacttgtgaaccattagattcatcaaacttcacatctatcgtCTGTTCAACTTtctgagtgaagttgttgtagacacagtAAGTGTGAGAGTTCAATCTGTAacgaagtaggaaaccttcatgagatttaggagcaaatttagcatggtgatgcttatcaagaatgtagcacttagagccgaatactcaaaagtatccaacttggggtttgttaccggtgagtagctcgtatgtcgttttaccgagaagcttgtgtaagtagagtcggtttatggcatggcaagatgtttccacggcttctgtccaaaagtgtcttggcatcttgtattcgtcaagcatcgttctggccatctctatgagagtccggttcttcctctcaacaactccattttgttgaggtgtgtacgtcaccgagaactcatgtgagataccctcttcatcaagaaaagtatccacattcgtgttcttgaactccattccattgcccctccgaaccttcttgatcttcacctcaaactgattttgagctttccgagcgaagttcttgaagatctgttgtacctgcgacttatcatcaagaaagaatacccacctgAATCTAGAAAAAGCATCAATAAtgactagaccataagaatttccacggaggctcttgtaagcattgggaccaaaaagatccatgtgtagcagatcgagtggccttcttgtagtcatgatgttcttcacgggatgacttccaccaacttgctttgctgcttgacaagcactacaaagtctatctttgtcaaagataacatctctaacactaagaatatgatcacctttgataagcttgtCAAGGTTACGGATACCTACATGtcataaccttctatgccataaccaacctttagaagattttgccataagacatgtacggggtttagattttttagtgaaatcgacaatgtatagatcacctctacggaaaccagtaaagaccatgttatgattatcacggcgaaacacttggcagtcaacttccgtaaatagcacattgaaatcaaaatctgctagtctagatacggaaagcagATTAtagccaagagattcaacaagcacaacattttgaatagaactgccatgagatatggccaccttaccgagaccaagtaccttaccttggagttatctccaaaggtcacataccttcgaggtccacagtttggtgtgatctcatggaacatgcctTTATCTCtgatcatgtgatcggtgcatccactatcaagaacccattcCTTTCCAccgaccatgtagtctctaaggttagccataagactaaggttcctcatggtcttctcattctCGATGccaaactcttcatcttcatcgtagtagccatgctccacattatcGTCGTGGACGAAATACCCTCGTCAtaggaaacaagaatttcatcataattttgactatgacaatgttcatatttatgcatgcgaatggcttcaacaatgacattttTAATGGTAattacatctcctttagcacgcacgaGGTCAGgaagctcaaaaaggcatttatcaaaattaggatcgggtggcttcattttgtgaaaggcaatgcattatggaaaatgatctcaagatttttcaatgaataatcgggatatcttttctctaagtctttccacaaagtgtgagcacactccaaattttgcaattgattaagcacattacttggcagtcctctaatgattagattaacagttttgagattaccaagcatatcatgttcttcatcatgagaaggatgcaaataatcaatgggaggctcatagggatatttaacatacttgcgcaaatggaatttatcaaatatatcaagaatttcttattttcatTGTCTAAActattccccatcaagaataggcactctacaactaatattccccaaactagtcacatccatcttcctccaatggcgattaaaccaaggttttggagaccttgctctgataccaattgagggatcgatagaagaggtgtctagagggggggatagactacttgcataattaaaatcctagccttttcccaatttaatggttggcagattttagcgattctaaaaagtctagtgcaccctacacatgctactcaacaaatatggcatcggaaaataaagactttgcacatttaGTAAGAAgtggagtttaggaagatcaaacgcgaagagttgacacggtgatttttggcatggttccgataggtggcgctatcgtacatccatgttagtgaagacttcaacccacggagggtaacggctttgagagtctgatacgtctcaaacgtatctataatttttgatggtttcacgctattatcttgtcttctttggttgttttatgtaccttttatatattttttgggactaacttattaattcagtgccaagtgctagttcctgttttttccgtgtttctgactcttttcagatctgattttggaacggagtccaaacggaagaaaaaccccgaaatgttttttcccggacggaagaagatcagggggcctttgagccaggccaggtgggctccagggagcccacaagcccccactccgccaccagggggaggcggcggtgggcaggcttgtggcctccctggccacccctgacctaggtatttggcctataaattcccaaatattccgcaaaaaaccagggagcctcgaaaatacttttccgccaccgcaagcttccgtttccgcgagatctcatctggagacccttcccggtgccctgccggaggggatttggagttggagggcttcttcatcatcatcatcgcccctccaatgactcgtgagtagttcacttcagacctacgggtccgtagttagtagctagatggcttcttctctctcttggatcttcaatacaaagttctccatgatcttcatggagatctatccgatgtaatcttctttgacggtgtgtttgtcgagatccgatgaattgtggatttgtgatcagattatctatgatatatatttgagtctttgctgatttcttatatgcatgatttgatatccttgtaagtctctccgtgtcttgggttttgtttggccagctacatctatgattcttgcaatgggagaagtgcttggttttgggttctcccatgtggtgacctttcctagtgacagtaggggaagcaaggcacacatcaagtagtttccatcaagggtaaaaagatgggcttttatcattggtttgagattatccctctacatcatgtcatcttgcttaaggcgttactctgttcttatggacttaatacactagatgcatgctggatagcggtcgacgtgtggagtaatagtagtagatgcagaaagtatcggtctacttgttttgggacgtgatgcctatagatataatcattgcatagatatcgtcacgactttgcgcggttctatcaattgctcgacagtaatttgttcacccaccgtctacttgatttcatgagagaagccactagtaaacactacggcccctgggtctattcacatccatcatttacacctccgcttttactttgcgttgttactttgttgctttcagttctcacgtggcaaacaatctataagggattgacaaccccttcatagcgttgggagcaagcttttgtgtttgtgcaggatcttgagatactcctccaccggattgataccttggttctcaaactgagggaaatacttaccgtcactgtgctacatcaccctttccgcttcaagggaacacctacgcaaggctccaaggccacgggggaaatcctttacatacttgcctaggaagtcccttaaggcgtagccgcagctgaagatgAGAGGCGGGCAGAAGATGGTTTTATCTTCAACTCTGTCCTTCCAGGTGTATATGCTTGCAGAGCCAATTTCAAGCACGAATTTAAATGGCACTCACAGAGCTAAGAGGAACAAAAATACTCTTCATTTGAGGTTTGTGTCCTGGCTTTTCGTTGATAACTAGTCCAGCCTCCTTCAGTCAACCTTACTCTCATCTCAGTCTCTCCAGGCTTATCTCTTTCTCTGTTTTAGTCTTCCGTTCATTCTTTTGAAAATTATGACAGTAGTAAAAAAACGCAGTAGGGATGACTATATAATGTGGCACATCTGATCTGAGAGATGCGCTCGTGCGTTTGACAAAAGTGCAGTGAGGTGTCGCCTTCGCCGTCGTCTCACTCCAAAGTCCACCAAGAATCCCCAATGTGGATTCGTAGTAGCGGTTTTTTCTTCTATCTTGCATCACAGTTGAAGACTTGGAGCACCATTTGAGATTGTCAGCAGTGATTTGGTCTAGGTCCTTGCTGTCCATCCATTACACGCCAAAACATGAATCTGGACTTTGACATCCTATACATTTCCTATGTGATGAACTGATGATAGCAGGGTTTAGCATTTTGATTGAAAAACATCGGCTTGACTGACGGCTCCCAACTATACACCTAGGTACTTCGTGTCTAATCAAATCATGGTTGTATATGTATGTATGCTATTTTCTTCACTGGGGGCTGGCACACATAATGGATATGTCCTGCTTCCCCAttttcatcctcctcttcttgttTCCTTTCAGCAAATCTGATGACCAACTCACACAGAGCAAGCCACTCTCCCCTGGTGACATGCTCGTCTCCAAGGACGGCATCTTCGCTCTCGGCTTCTTCTCCCCCGCCAACTCCAACAGGAGCTTATATGTTGGAATTTGGTTCTACAACATCCCGGAGAGCAGCCACGCCATCGTATGGGTCGCCAACCGCGACAACCCGGCCACCACCACTTCACCTGCGACACTCGCCATCAGCGTCAAATCCGACCTCGTGTTGTCGGATTCCGAAGGCCATACACTTTGGATGACAAAGAACAACGTCACAGCCGATGAAGACGCGAGAGCCTTTGCGGTGCTGCTCGACACGGGGAACTTGGTTCTCCGGTCCCCGAACGGCACAGTCATGTGGCAGAGCTTCGATCACCCGACGGACACCATCCTTCCCGGCATGAGGTTCCTGCTGAGCTACAAGGGCCATGTGGTGGGGCGCCTTGTCGCTTGGAAGGGCCCGGATGACCCTTCCTTAGGTGATTTTTCGTTCGGTCTTGACCCAGACTTGGACATTCAGATGGTGACTTGGCACGGAGCCAAGCTGTACTGCCGCATCAGCGTGTGGAATGGCGCATCGGTGTCCGGCGGCACATACCCAGGCAGCAACAGCTCCGTCGTGTACCAGACCATCGTCAACTCAGGGGAGAGGTTCTACCTAATGTACTCGGTCTCCGACGACTCACCGTACGCACGCATCATGCTCGACTACACCGGCACCATGAGGCTCCTCACCTGGAACAGCTACTCCTCATCGTGGATAGCCACATCGGAGCGCCCCTCCGGCAGTTATGGCGTCTATGACTCGTGTGGACCGTTTGGCTACTCCGACTTCACGGGTGCTGTTCCAACGTGCCAGTGCTTGGATGGGTTCGAGCCTGACCCAGTGAACTCCTCGAGAGGGTGCCGGAGAGTGGAAGCGCTGAAATGTGGCAGCAAAAACCATTTTCTGGCCTTGTCTGGAATGAAGGTGCCTGACAGGTTCAGGCACATCCGAAACAGAAGCTTTGACCAGTGTGCGGCCGAGTGCAGCCGCAACTGCTCGTGCACAGCCTATGCTTATGCCAACCTGAGAAGTGCTGGGGCTCTAGGGGATCAGACAAGGTGTTTGGTTTGGACAGGGGAGCTTGTCGACACGTGGAAGACCAGCAACTATGGCGAGAACCTGTACATCCGCCTTGGGGACGACTCTCCTGCTGGTATGGACGACATTGCTGTTTCGGATCaatagtttttcttttgtttacttGGATGCACCACaacttctttctttttttctttgaatCATCCAGCAGAGATAAGTACGAAGACACAAGGGAGGTTGTGCTGGGAGACTGGTTTATGCTTTAGACTATTGTTGTGCCGTCTGGAAAATAGATATTAAATAGGGAAATTTTAGGCATAGGATAACTAGGAGAACATAGTACTCCCTGCTTCCCCTACATAATTAGCCAGTTCCATTTGTGTATGTAGAGTCAGGAAATGACCAAGTATTTTTTTTTATTCACGAAATGGCAAACAGCTTGCCTTTTCATTTATCATAGAGCTCTGTTATACAGGGAAACTGCAAGTATTTTGTACTACTGCACCCTCAGTTTTACCACATGCCTAGCAGTACCGCTCGAGGGGTTACTGAAACTAAGAATACCTAGGTACACAGAACAGTCATGGTACTTCAGCAAGTAACTAAATCCATACTCTTGCAAGTAATGCTTGATGCAATAAATTCTGTTGGCATACATTTCAGCTGTTCACAAGAATAGCCATTTGGTGAAGATTGTACCGCCGGTTGTAGCATGCCTGCTGCTACTCACGTGCATAGCCATTGTCTGGAAATGTGAGTACAAAAATAGAATAATAATTACCTTCCTTTCCTTCATACCAAGTTATTCTTCAAGTTCAAATCAGTTAAGTGGCAATGCCAATCAGCAGTGGTACAGCGAAAGAAGGAAATCAAGAAGAAACTGATGCTACGATACTTGAGTGCTTCTAGTGAGCTTGG
This window encodes:
- the LOC123428264 gene encoding G-type lectin S-receptor-like serine/threonine-protein kinase B120 is translated as MYVCYFLHWGLAHIMDMSCFPIFILLFLFPFSKSDDQLTQSKPLSPGDMLVSKDGIFALGFFSPANSNRSLYVGIWFYNIPESSHAIVWVANRDNPATTTSPATLAISVKSDLVLSDSEGHTLWMTKNNVTADEDARAFAVLLDTGNLVLRSPNGTVMWQSFDHPTDTILPGMRFLLSYKGHVVGRLVAWKGPDDPSLGDFSFGLDPDLDIQMVTWHGAKLYCRISVWNGASVSGGTYPGSNSSVVYQTIVNSGERFYLMYSVSDDSPYARIMLDYTGTMRLLTWNSYSSSWIATSERPSGSYGVYDSCGPFGYSDFTGAVPTCQCLDGFEPDPVNSSRGCRRVEALKCGSKNHFLALSGMKVPDRFRHIRNRSFDQCAAECSRNCSCTAYAYANLRSAGALGDQTRCLVWTGELVDTWKTSNYGENLYIRLGDDSPAAVHKNSHLVKIVPPVVACLLLLTCIAIVWKLVQRKKEIKKKLMLRYLSASSELGGKTLDFPFVSFKDIVDATDNFSDSNMLGMGGFGKVYKGILEGDKQVAIKRLGSGSGQGIEEFRNEATLIAKLQHRNLVRLLSCCIHDDEKLLIYEYMPNKSLDSFLFDNTRKDVLDWLTRFKIIKGVARGLLYLHQDSRLTVIHRDLKASNILLDKEMTPKISDFGMAKIFGGNQQQGNTIRVVGTYGYMSPEYVMGGAFSVKSDIYSFGVLLLEIVSGLKISSPQLIMNFPNLTTYAWRLWEDGNAMELVDSTIAGSCPIHDVVRCIHVGLLCVQHHSNARPIMSSVVFMLENETALLPEPEQPAYFATRNQENGHTGENMDNSPNTMSITTLIGR